One Punica granatum isolate Tunisia-2019 chromosome 3, ASM765513v2, whole genome shotgun sequence genomic window carries:
- the LOC116199932 gene encoding serine/arginine-rich splicing factor RSZ21 has product MARVYVGNLDPRVSERDLEDEFRLFGVLRSVWVARRPPGYAFIEFDDRRDAMDAIRSLDGKSGWRVELSHNSKGGGRGGRGGGDDMKCYECGELGHFARECRLRGSSRGRRRSPSPRRRRSPSYGYYGRRSYSPRDRRSPRRRSVTPPRRGRSYSRSPSYHYSRRDSPCGRRDSPYGRRDSPYGRRDSPYANGV; this is encoded by the exons ATGGCTCGGGTGTATGTCGGGAATCTGGACCCGCGGGTCTCAGAGAGAGACCTTGAGGACGAGTTCCGTCTGTTCGGTGTGCTGAGGAG CGTCTGGGTTGCTCGAAGGCCGCCAGGCTATGCATTTATTGAGTTCGATGACCGCAGGGATGCTATGGATGCAATTCGTTCACTGGATG ggaagagtggttggcgtGTGGAGCTCTCGCACAATTCTAAAGGCGGTGGCCGTGGAGGGCGTGGTGGAGGTGATGATATGAAGTGTTACGAGTGTGGTGAACTGGGTCACTTTGCTAGGGAATGCCGCCTTCGTGGTAGTTCCCGTGGACGGCGTCGGAGCCCCAGCCCTAGGCGCCGTAGAAGCCCTAGTTATGGGTATTATGGGCGCAG GAGTTACAGCCCTCGTGACAGGCGATCTCCACGGCGCCGCAGTGTTACCCCACCACGTCGTGGCCGAAGCTACAGCAGGTCCCCTTCATATCATTATAGCCGCCGTGATTCTCCTTGTGGCCGCCGTGATTCTCCTTATGGCCGTCGTGATTCTCCTTATGGCCGCCGTGATTCTCCTTATGCTAATGG AGTCTAA